The Fusobacterium russii ATCC 25533 sequence AAAACTTAAAAAAGCTGCACTCATTGAGTGCAGCTTTTTTAAGTATAAATTATAATATATGTCCATGTCTGATTTGAGATTTTTTTAATAAAAATGAGTGTAACTTTTATTTTAAAAATTAGTTTGATAGATTATTCAAAAACCTTTTTAAATCTATCCATAATTTCTTTTACAGATAAAATTTCCTTTATTTTCCAAGCATCTCTACCTGCAAAGAAAATACCTTCTTCTAAATTTCCATCATGTGCCATTACAAGTCTTTCGTTTACACAGAATTTTTTTGTACATTTTTTCAAACATGCAAAGCAATTCTTAGGAAATTCTGTAACTTCGTCGATAACCTTTTTAGCATAAGGGCTTATTATTGCATTTGCAGGAAGACCAGCAGAGCTCATTATCTGTACTATATCCCCCTCTTTAAGTTTTGTATACATTTCTTTAAAAAACTGACTTACTTCGCATTCTTTAGAAGCAACAAATCTACTTCCCATTTGTATACCAACAGCACCTAGAGAAAGCATTCTTTTTGCGTCCTCTGGAGTCATAATTCCTCCAGCTCCTATAACAGGGATAGAAATATTTTGAGCAATTTCAGGAACTATGTCCCAAGAATCAAGCTCAGTTCCTAAGTGCCCACCAGCATTTGCTCCTTCAACAATTACAGCTGGAGCACCTAATTTTTCTGCAATTTTTGCAAGTTTTAATGAAGAAACTATTGGAATAGCTTGTGTTTTAGTTCCTTTAACATATTCAAAAATATCTCTTGAGAAACCAGCCCCGAAAACTATAAAATCAACTCCACCTTCAATTGCAGCATCTACTAATTTCATAAAATTGCTTGCAGCAAACATTATATTTACACCTAAAACTTTTTTAGCATCTATTAATTTACTTTTTGCATCTTCAATTTGCTTTTTTAACTCTAATTTACTAAGTCCAGTTCCTGCTATTAGCCCCAGCCCTCCCTCATTACTTACAGCAGAGGCTAGATTTGACATAGATATTCCTATAGCCATTCCTCCTTGAAAAATTGGTACTTCTATTTCTACATTTCCTATTTTTAACATTTAATTACCTCCATTAAATAACAGATGTTATTTTATTATGGAAGTATTATAGCACAAGTTTAAAAATAATAAAAGAAAAATATTACAAATATTATAAAAACAAATTTTTTTTGTTAGGAATAAAAGAATACATTGTTTTACATTTTTAGGATTGTTTTATAAACTAATTTTAAGAAGAAATTTTTAAAGAAAAGTGATCAAATATGAAAATACTTATAAAAAATGGTTTATTAATAGATAAACAAAATATGCTGAATAAAATAGCTGATATTTTAATTGAAGATAATAGAATAATTGAAATTTCAGATTACTTAGATTATTCTGTTGATCAATATATAGATGCGAAGAATTGTATAGTAGTACCCGGTTTAATAGACCATCATACACATCTTTATCCTTTTATAAAAAAAGGAATTCCAGCAGAAAGTGTTTGTTTTTCTTCAGGAGTAACAACTGCAGTTGATGCAGGAAGTTTAGGATGTGAAAATTTTGAAGATGTAATAAATTTTCTAGATTATACAAGATTAGGTATAAAATTGTATCTTAATGTAAGTTCATTGGGTTTATCAACACTTCCTAATCTGGAAGATTTAAATCCCAAAAATTTCAATTTTAAGAAAATACAAAAATTATTTAAAAAATATCCAGAAGAATTAATAGGTTTAAAAGTAAGAATGAGTAAGGATATTGTTGGAGAATTAGGATATGAAGTTTTAAAAGAAATAAAAAAGATAGCAAGAAAAATATCTCAGCCATTAATGGTGCACAGCACCGATCCACCAGGGCCTATAAAGAATATGTTAAATTTATTAGAAAAAGGCGATATACTAACACATATGTATCAAAAAAGTCCTTTTACTATAATTAATCAAAATTCTGTAGATAGTTCTGTTTATGAAGCTAGAAAGAGAGGAATAATTTTTGAAGCAGCGGATGCCAGGGCACATTTTTCTTTTGAAATAGCTAAGAAAGCAATAAAAGAGAAATATTTTCCTGATATTATAGCAACAGATTTGACAGCGTTTAGCATGTATCAAAGACCAACAGCATTTAACATGTTAATGCAGATATCTAAATATGAAAATTTAGGTATGGAATTTTCAGAAGTAATTAAATGCTGTACAACGAATCCTGCGAAACTTTTAGGTTTAAGAAACGAAATAGGAGCTTTAAAAGTAGGTTACAAAGCCGATATTGCAATTTTAAAAAAAATATATTGCGATATGGAATTTGGAGATAGACCCTATAATTATTTAGAGAAGAATATTTTAAAAGGTAAATTTGTTTACAATTCTATGATGACAATAAAAAATGGAGAAATTGTTTATCGAGATATATTATTTTAAATTTTCAAGAGGAGGATATTATGAAAAAGTTATTTACTTCTTTATTGCTAACAATTTTGTTTTTTGGTGGTTGTAAGAAGGAGAATGCAGCAAAAACAGGAAATGTGAATTGGCCAACTAAAGCAGTAACTGTTACATTACCATATAATGCTGGAGGAGATACAGATACTTATGCGAGGCTTATGAGTAGAAAGTTAGAAGAAAAATTTGGTCAACCTTTTGTTGTAGTCAATATGACAGGAGGTAGTGGAATAGTTGCTGCAAAAACAATTATGGCAGCAAAGCCAGATGGATACAACATATTATTTAATCATACCGGAGCATCTTTAGTGCAAGAGGCAACAGGAACAGCGGATTTTTCATATACAGATGATTTTAGTAATGTAGCGACTATTGCACAAGATAATACATATGTGTTAATAGCTAAAAAAGGAAAATGGGATAGTTTAGAGAAAATGATAAAGGAAGCAAAAGAAAATCCAAATAAGATAAGATATTCACAAGTTTTTGGCAGTGTAACTCACTATGTAGCATCAAAAATAGAAAATACAATGGGAATTAGCCTAAATAAATTAGATGTAGGAACAGGTGCCGCTGAAAGATTAGCAGCATTTATGGGAGATCAAATTGATTTATTAGCAGTAAACTATATTAATATTAAAGATTATGTAGAAAAAGGGGACTTTGTAATATTGGGAGTCTGTTCAGAAAAAAGAAATAAAGGAATGGAAAGTTTTCCTACATTTAAAGAACAAGGGTATGATATTGTAACTACAAAAAATTATGAAATTAAATTTCCTAAGGGAACTGATGATGCAATAGTTGAAAAATTATCATTGGCAATAAAAGAAATAACAGAAGACAATGACTTTAGAGAACAATTAACAAAATATTATGCAATTCCTTTTTATAGAGATGCTGAAACAACAAATAAAGAAGATAGAGCAGAAGTTGAAAAGTTGAGGGAGTATTTTAAATAAATAATTATCTGGAGGGAAAGCATGACTAATAGGACAAGGGACATTTTTTGTTCATTATTATTTTTAGTTATTGGTATTTTATTATTTCAACAATCTTTAAAAATAGTGCCTATAATGGAAAAAGATATTGGTTCGGGTTTTATGCCAAAGCTTATAGCTATATCATTAATTTTAATTTCTCTAATCAAATTAATTTTAACTTTTCTTCATAAAGAAAGTGAGGAGAAAGCAAAAGAAGATTTGGATAATATGGGAGGCATATTAACTATAGGAGCTCTCTTATTTTATGTATTAACCTTTGAAATACTAGGATTTATATTTTCTACTGCAATTTATTTATTTTTACAAATAACTATATTAAGTAATGAAAAAAATAGAAGACTATTTCTATTTTTAGGAATTTCTGTTGGTGTATCTATAACTATTTATATGTTATTTGTATATGTTATCAACAGGCCTTTGCCAGTAGGAATATTAGGTTTTTAATTAAGGAGGATTCATGATTTTAGAAGCTTTAAGTTTAGTACTAAATCCTATTTGTTTAATGCTTATTTTACTAGGTGTAATTGTAGGAATAATTTTTGGATCTATTCCTGGCTTGTCAGCAACAATGGCAGTAGTATTGTTTTTGCCAATGTCATTTGGAATGTCTCCTATGAATGGAATTTCACTTTTAGTAGGTTTGTACTTAGGGGGAATTTCAGGAGGACTTATTTCTGCAATACTTTTAAAAATACCAGGGACACCTTCTTCTATATCAACAGTATTTGATGGTGGACCAATGGCAGATAAGGGGGAAGCAGGAAGAGCATTAGGGATAGGAATTTTATATTCTTTTTTAGGTGGTATGATAAGTATTTTAGCATTGATATTTGTATCACCCTATTTAGCAGCAATAACTTTAAAATTTACACCTGTAGAATATTTCTCAATTGCTTTATTTTCATTAACTATTATAGCAAGCTTATCAGGAAATTCTTTAATAAATGGTCTTCTGTCAGGTTTGTTTGGAATAGCACTTGCCTTAGTTGGAATGGCACCTATTGATGCTTTAACAAGATTTACTTTTGGTCATTATCAACTACTTTCAGGATTCGATATTGTAGTTATTTTAATAGGTGTATTTGCTGTTACTGATATTATAATGTCTGGTTATGAAAGAAAACATTTAGCTGATAAAATGGAAAAGAAAAGTTTTCAATTAAAAGGTTTTGGTATAAGTTTGAAAGAATTTAAAGAACAAACTATGAATTTAATCCGTTCTTCATTGATAGGAATAGGTATAGGTATTCTTCCAGGAATCGGTGGTTCAACAGCAGGTTTGCTTGCATATACAGCTCAAAAAAATTCAACAAAATATCCAGAAAAATTTGGTACCGGTATTATAGATGGTATTATTGCATCTGAAACTTCTAATAATGCTGTTATAGGAGGTTCGTTAATTCCTCTTTTAACCATGGGAATTCCAGGAAATACAGTGACAGCAATATTTTTAGGTGGACTGACTATACATGGAATATCTCCAGGTCCTCTTATATTTGATAAATCTGGTCAATATGTATATGGTATTTTTATTGCACTTATTATTGCAAACCTTTTTATGTTAATTTTTGAAAGAGCAGGTCTTAGAATCTTTGTAAAATTATTAGATGTGCCTAAACATATTTTACTTCCTATTATAATGGTTTGCTGTGTGGTAGGAGCATACTCAAGTAACTCACGGATTTTTGATGTTTGGTGTGTATTAGCATTTGGTATAATGGGTCTTTTATTTAAAAAATTTAAAATTCCAACAACTCCATTAATAATAGGCTTTATTTTGGGGAAAATGGCAGAAGAAAACTTACGTAGAGCTCTTCAGGCAAGTGATGGAAACTTAACAGTATTTTTTACAAGACCAATTTCATTAGTGTTTTTAATTGTAGCATTAGTTTCAATTACATTGACAGTTAAAAATAAAGGAAAATAAATAAAAAAAGATAGTCAATAAAAACTAATAAATCCTCTATCTTATTTCTAAGATAAGGAATATAGTATAAGACTATCTTTTTCTATAAAATATGTATCCTATATAATCTCTTTAAAAGCTTCCTTAGTTATATTAATAAAATCAATTAAATACTCAGGTAAAGAAATCTCTTTATGATAAGCTAATACTAATCTATGTTGTATAAGCTCTTTATTTGATTTTAGAGGGAAGGCATTAACATTAGGAGAAATTCCTTTTAGAATATTTAGCCTCATTTGAGTACAAAATATAGCACCATAATCGGAAGGAAAAAGTGCAAATAAAAGTTCTGTTGTAGTAGCCTCTAAAAAAATATTAGGCTGAATATTGTGATTTTTAAAACATTCATCTATAGTTTTTCGAAGTCTGGAAGCTCCTTTTTGTAAAAGAAAAGGAAGCTTGGCTATTTCTTTTACTTCCACTCCTGTTTCTACTTTCTTTTTAAGTTCCATAAAAGAATTAGGGTAATATTTTTCTAAGAGCTCATCAGAAACAGCAACATAAATGTGATCATTTAAAAGAGTAGTTGTATTTAGTCTAGGATCATCTTTATATTTGATTCCAATGAATAAATCCAATTCATTGTCAAAAAGCATTTTTTCAGTTTTATCAGAAGACTGATCAGTTATTTGTATCTTTATATTGGGCCATTTTTGGTAGAATTTTGGTAAAATTTTTGGCAAGCAAATATTAGCTCTGTATGAAGGAATTCCCAGTCTAAGTCTTCCAATTCCGCTTTTAGAAATACTACTAAATTGATTAATAATATCTCTTTCTTCAGTTAAAATTTTATTGGCAACTATAAGGAGCTGTTCACCGGCATAAGTTAAGGAAAGTTTAGGCTTCCTATTAAATAACAGGACACCATAATGTTGCTCTAAACGTTGTATATGTTGTGTAAGATTTTGTTGGCTTATATATAATCTTTGTGAAGTATTTGTAACATGTAATTCTTTAGCTAATTCTACAAAATAGTATAAACTGATTAAATTCATAAAAATCACCTTTTTAATTATTTTTTAATATTATACATCTTACTAAATTTTTTAACAAATATTTTTTGTTAAAATTTATGAAAAAACTTTGTTTGTTTTTTGAGGCTTGTTGTAATATTATTTATTCAAGTAAGATATTTGTTTAATTTAATTAGGAGGAATATATGTCAGTAGGAAAAAGAATATTTTTAAAAAGAGACCTTCCCAGTCAAGACTTGATAAATGAGTTTAAAAAGATACCAGCAGCAAATATAGCTGATGTTATGGAAAGAAATTGTGCAATGAGTCCAAGAATTAAACTTGTCAGTAGTCCTAAAAAAATGGTAATGGCTGGACCTGCATTGACAGTTAAAGTAAGAGCAGGGGATAATTTAGCTTTACATGCAGCCTTAAATATAGCACAGGAAGGAGATGTAATTGTAGTTTCTAATGAAGGAGATAATACAAGAGCACTAATGGGAGAAATTATGATGGCATATTTATGTTACTACAAAAAGATTGCAGGAATAATTTTAGATGGCCCAATTAGAGATATAGCAGAGATAAAAACATGGGATTTCCCAGTTTTTGCAACAGGAACTACACCTGGTGGACCATATAAAGAGGGCCCTGGAGAAGTTAATGTTCCTATAGCATGTGGAGAAGTAAGTGTAAATCCGGGTGACATAATTGTTGCAGATGCAGATGGAATTATAGTTATTCCAAAACGAGATGGAGATAATATTTTAATTGAGGCTAAAAAAGTTCAAGCAAATGATGCAGCAAAGGCTCAAGCAGCAAAAACAGGTAGTGCAAATAGAAACTGGGTAGCAAAATTATTAGATGAGAAGAAATTTGAATTCATAGATGAAGTTTATAAATAAATTTTGGAGGTATATGTAATGGGCTGGAAAATTTTATTACCACAAGATATTTTAGCGGATGGAAGGAAGTATTTAGAAGAAAGAGGCCATGAATTAATAATGGCGACTGGCTTAGATGTTGAATCCATATGCAGGGATATAAAAGGAATAGATGCAATGATAGTTAGAACAGCAAAAATTCCTGCTAAAGTTATAGAGGCAGCGGATAAATTAAAAGTAATTGTAAGACATGGGGCAGGTTATGATACAGTGGATTTGGAAGCTGCTAAAAAGAAAGGTATAAAAGTTTTGTATTGTCCACATGCAAACAGTGTTTCTGTTGCTGAAACAGTATTATTTAATATGTTATACTGCTCAAGAAATTATAATGTAGTTAGAAGAGAATATATTGATAACTATTATGATGCAAAAATGAAAACTCCTAAATATGAATTAGAAGGAAAAATTTTAGGTTTAATTAGTTGTGGAAGAATAGGAAGCATTGTAGCGGAAAAATGTATGAAGGGATTTAATATGAAGGTTCTTGCTTGGGATCCTTATAAGCCTGAAGATAGTTTTCCAGAAGGGGTAAAAGTAGTTAAAGATAAAGATATAATATTTAAAGAAGCTGATTTTATTTCTATACATAGCCCCTTAACTTCTGAAACAAAAGAATTTATTGGGAAAAGAGAGTTTGAAATGATGAAACCAACTGCATTTCTTATAAATACCTCAAGAGGAATGGTAATAAATGAAAAAGACTTATATGAAGCATGTAAAAATAATATCATTGCTGGAGCTGGCTTAGATGTGTTGCAGGAAGAACCTGTAAATAAAAATAATCCTATACTTTATCTGGATAATGTTGTAGTTTCTCCACATATAGGTGCAGCTACAAAAGAAGCTTCAGCAAGAGCTTCTTTGCATGCGGCACAAGGAATACATGAAGTCTATGAAGGTAAAAAACCTACTTGGCCTGTTCCAGGTTTTGAAAATATATAATAAAAAATAATCATTAAAAAGTCAATTGAGATAATTAAATTTCAATTGACTTTTTTTATAACTGATTTTGATTATTTTTAGAAACAATAAATTGTAGGAATAAAAAGATTCAGTAATCGCAACAAAAACTTTAATTGTATGTTATAATATATGATAAATAAAAAATAGTTAGGAGAAGTTATGCAATATAAATTAGTAATATGTGATATGGATGGCACTTTACTCACTTCAAAACACACAATATCAGAATATAGCAGAAATATTATTTCTAAATTAAATGAAAAAGGAATAATTTTTGTAATAGCAACTGGAAGACCTTATTTAGATGCTAATTTTTTTAAAAATCAATTGGGTTTAAAATCATTTTTGATAACATCAAATGGAGCAGTAGCACATAATGAAAAAGATGAAGAAATAATATCAGAAAAAATCTCTTGGGAACATGTCAATAGAATATTAGACTTTGAAGTTAATAAAGAAGATTATCATAGAAATATTTATAAAAATAATAATTGGTATATAGAGTACAAGATTGAAGGTCTTGATGAATTTCATGCAGAGTCAGGCTTTCCATATCAAATAGAAAATTTTAATAAATTTAAAAATGATGATATTACCAAATTCTTTTATTTAGGACATTCTGAAAAAATTCAAATTTTAGAGCATAGGTTAAAAGATGAATTTTCTAAAGATTTAACTATAACAATATCTTCATCTTTTTGTATAGAGCTTTTGAGAAAGGGTACAAATAAAGGGAATACAGTAAAGAAAATAGCTGAATATCTTAATATTCCCTTAGAAAACACAGTAGCTTTTGGAGATGGTTTAAATGATTATGAAATGCTATCTTCAGTTGGAAAAGGTTTTATTATGGAGAATGCAAATACTAGATTAAAAGAAAAACTACCTCATTTAGAAGTCATAGGAAATTGTGATGAGGATGGAGTTGCAAAAAAATTAGAAGAATTATTTTTAATAAATAAAAACAATAATTAAGAGGAGCGTTCAAATTTTATGTATGATTTATATGATTTTCCTTTATACAGACCACCTAGTGAAGCATATAGCTTGATAATTCAAATAACATTAGGCTGTTCACATAATAGGTGTACATTCTGCAGTATGTATAAAGATAAAAAATTTGTTATAAAACCAATAGAGGAGATAAAAAAAGAGATAGATACTTTCAGAGCTATTTATAAAAATAGACCTGTAGATAAAATATTTTTAGCTGATGGTGATGCACTTGTTGTTCCAACAAAAATTCTTGTAGAGATTTTAGATTACATAAAAATAGTATTTCCAGAATGTCAAAGAGTTTCTGTTTATGGTACTGCGATAGCCATTCATCAAAAAAGCATAGAGGAGTTGAAATTACTTTATGAGAGAGGTTTAACTCTTGTCTATTTAGGGGTTGAAAGTGGTGATGATGAAGCACTCAAATTTATAAAAAAGGGAATTAAAGCAGAAAAAATAGTAGAATTATCAAAAAAAATAATGAGCACAGGAATTGATTTATCAATAACTCTTATAGCAGGACTTTTAGGAAAATATCAAGATAATAAAAGTCATGCAATAAATACAGCGAAAATAATTCAAGATATATCACCTAAATATGCAAGTATATTAAATTTAAGGCTATACGAAGGAACAGAGTTGTATAGACTTATGCAAGAAGGAAAATATGATTATTTAGAGGGTGTGGAAGTTCTTAAAGAAATGAAATTGACTTTAGCAAGTATGGACAAAAATAAATTCACAAGAAAAGTCATATTCAGAGCCAATCATGCATCTAATTATTTAAATTTGAAAGGAAACTTACCTGATGATATAGACAGAATGATAAGTGAAATAGATAATGCAATAGAAAATGAAGCAATAAATGTGAATAATTATAGATTTTTATAGAGAGGTGATGGAACTAATATGAATATATTAATGGCTTTATCTCAATTAGAAGTTACAGGTGCAGAAGTTTATGCAACTACTATTTCTGATGAATTAATAACAAGAGGGAATAAGGTATTAATAATTTCAGATACACTTTCCACAAAAACAAAGGCAGAGTATATAAAACTTGAATTTAATAAAAGAAGTTTAAAAAATAGAATAGAACATATTAAAAAAATATATAGAATTATAAAAGAAAGAGATATTCATATAGTTCATGCACATTCAAGGGCATCTTCTTGGAGTTGTCAAGTGGCATGTAAGCTAGCCGGAATACCATTAATAACTACAACACATGGTAGACAGCCAATACATTTAAGTAGAAAAATAATAAAAGGTTTCGGGGAACACACAATAGCAGTATGTGAAAATATAAAAAAACATATAATTCAAGATATAGGCTACAAAGAGAAGAATATTTCAGTGCTTAGAAATCCTATAAGCTTTATTGAAAAAAACAAAGAAGAAATAAAGAGAGAAAAGCCAGTAATATCAATTATAGGAAGATTATCAGGTCCTAAGGGTGATGTTGCCTATGACTTATTAAATTGCTTTAAAGAGAAGAAAATATTTGATAAATTTGATGTTAAAATGATAGGTGGTAAAAATTTACCTGAAAGATTTATTCCTTTTAAAGATAAAGTTGATTTTTTAGGTTATGTACCAGATATTCAAGAAAAAATACTGTATTCAGATATAGTTATTGGGGCTGGAAGAGTTGCTATAGAGAGTATACTAAATAAAACTGCAGTTATAGCAGTAGGAGAAACAGAATATTTAGGTCTTATTAAAAACGATAATTTAAAAGAAGGATTGGCATCTAATTTTGGTGATATAGGTAATTTTAAATATCCTGAGATAGATAAAGATAAAATTTTAAATGATATTGAAGCAGCTTTAAATATTTCAGCAAATGAAAAAAATGAATTACAAGAAAGAGTATATTCCGAAGTAAATCTTGAAAGTATAGTGGACAAAGTTGAAAAAAGATATTTTTCTTTATATGTGAATAAAAAAAAGTGGGAAGTACCTGTTTTGATGTATCATAGGGTAATCAACTCCAAGGATAACGAAGGAGTACACGGGACATACATCTATCAAGATATATTTAGGAAACATTTGCAATATTTAAAGAAAAATAATTATGAAGTTATAACTTTTAAAGACTTAAAAAAGATTTCTTGGAGAAATAGATTTAATTCAAATAAAAAATATATAATAATAACTTTCGATGACGGTTATGTGGATAACTATGAATTAGCTTTTCCTATTTTAAAAGAATTTAACTTTAAGGCTACTATATTTTTAATGGCAGAGTCTACCTATAACGAATGGGATGTAAGATCAAGCAATGAAAAAATTTTTCCTTTGATGACTAAGGATATGATTTTAGAAATGCAGAATTATGGCATTGAATTTGGAGCACATACTTTTAATCATCCCAAATTAAATAAAATAAGTAATGAAGATATAGAGTACCAAGTTGTGGACTGTAAAAAAGTGTTGGAAGAAAAAATATCTTCTGATATTATAACTTTTGCTTATCCATATGGTTTGCTAAATGATTATGCAAAAAAAATGGCTAGAAAAGCAGCTTATGATTTCGCTGTTGCAACTGATTCAGGTACAGTATGCCTATCAGATGACTTATTTCAAATAAGAAGAATAGCAATTTTTCCAAATACAAATCTTAGAAGTTTTAAAAGAAAGGTAAAAGGGAATTATAATTTTATAAAAATAAAAAGAGAGGAGAAAAAATGAAGAAAAAATATATTTTAACAGCATTACTTTTAGTTTCAAGTTTTGCTTTTTCTAATTCTATTTCAGTAGGTGGAGTTGTTGGTAAACAAAGTGGTTTATATAGAGGAAGTGAAGATACATTAATTTTACCATATGTAAAAGTCAATTATGCTAATTTTTATATTGATGGAACTCAAATTGGCTATAAATTTTTAAATACAGATGTTTTGGATTTATCAGTTTATAGTAATTTACAAGATGGTCACTCTATAAAAGCATCTAATATGGATTACGGTTATAGAAGTATCAATGAAAGAAAAAAACAAATTACAGGAGGATTAAAATTAGAAGCTCCATTGAATATAGTTGGAGAAACTATAAATTTGAGAACATCTATTGAAGCAGGAAGGAGAGGTGCACATGGAAAACTGGAATTATCAAAGCTAATAAAAGCTACAGATAATTTTATAATAATTCCTAACATTAATAGCAGATACTTTGAAAAAGATTATACTAGGTATTATTTCGGTATTTCAGATAATGAGCTAGCTGAAGCTATAAAAGAAAAGTATAGACCAGATAATGCCTATACTTTAGGAGCAGGAATTTACAGTGAATATTTCTTTAATAGAGCATTTTCTATGTTTGCATATGCAAGTCTTGATAAATATTCTAAAGAAGTTAGAAGATCACCTATAATAAAAAACGACATTGTCACAAATGTGGGAGTAGGTCTAAAGTTTTCTTTTTAATTAAGATAATCTAAAATTAGGTGGAGAATATGAATAATAAAACAAAAGGAATACTTTGGATGTTTGTATCTGTTATGGGTTTTACAGCTATGAGCGTAATTATAAAATATATACCTAATATTCCTATATATGAAAAGCTTTTTTTAAGAAATTTAATAAATTGTCTGATGTCATTTATTTTTATATTAAAATATAAAAAAACATTCTTAGTAGAAAGACCTTATATACCTTTTGTATTTGGAAGATCACTCTTTGGCTCACTTGGAATGGCTGCAAACTTTTATGCTATTGAACATTTGACAATAGCTGATGCAAATATGATAAATAAGTTATCGCCAGTTTTTGTAACTATATGTGCTTGCTATTTTTTAAAAGAAAGAATTGATAAAAAGCAAGTAATAGGAATAATCTTTATGCTTATAGCAGTTGTATTTGTGGTAAAACCTGGA is a genomic window containing:
- a CDS encoding NAD(P)H-dependent flavin oxidoreductase, coding for MLKIGNVEIEVPIFQGGMAIGISMSNLASAVSNEGGLGLIAGTGLSKLELKKQIEDAKSKLIDAKKVLGVNIMFAASNFMKLVDAAIEGGVDFIVFGAGFSRDIFEYVKGTKTQAIPIVSSLKLAKIAEKLGAPAVIVEGANAGGHLGTELDSWDIVPEIAQNISIPVIGAGGIMTPEDAKRMLSLGAVGIQMGSRFVASKECEVSQFFKEMYTKLKEGDIVQIMSSAGLPANAIISPYAKKVIDEVTEFPKNCFACLKKCTKKFCVNERLVMAHDGNLEEGIFFAGRDAWKIKEILSVKEIMDRFKKVFE
- a CDS encoding amidohydrolase family protein, with product MKILIKNGLLIDKQNMLNKIADILIEDNRIIEISDYLDYSVDQYIDAKNCIVVPGLIDHHTHLYPFIKKGIPAESVCFSSGVTTAVDAGSLGCENFEDVINFLDYTRLGIKLYLNVSSLGLSTLPNLEDLNPKNFNFKKIQKLFKKYPEELIGLKVRMSKDIVGELGYEVLKEIKKIARKISQPLMVHSTDPPGPIKNMLNLLEKGDILTHMYQKSPFTIINQNSVDSSVYEARKRGIIFEAADARAHFSFEIAKKAIKEKYFPDIIATDLTAFSMYQRPTAFNMLMQISKYENLGMEFSEVIKCCTTNPAKLLGLRNEIGALKVGYKADIAILKKIYCDMEFGDRPYNYLEKNILKGKFVYNSMMTIKNGEIVYRDILF
- a CDS encoding tripartite tricarboxylate transporter substrate binding protein, producing the protein MKKLFTSLLLTILFFGGCKKENAAKTGNVNWPTKAVTVTLPYNAGGDTDTYARLMSRKLEEKFGQPFVVVNMTGGSGIVAAKTIMAAKPDGYNILFNHTGASLVQEATGTADFSYTDDFSNVATIAQDNTYVLIAKKGKWDSLEKMIKEAKENPNKIRYSQVFGSVTHYVASKIENTMGISLNKLDVGTGAAERLAAFMGDQIDLLAVNYINIKDYVEKGDFVILGVCSEKRNKGMESFPTFKEQGYDIVTTKNYEIKFPKGTDDAIVEKLSLAIKEITEDNDFREQLTKYYAIPFYRDAETTNKEDRAEVEKLREYFK
- a CDS encoding tripartite tricarboxylate transporter TctB family protein, which codes for MTNRTRDIFCSLLFLVIGILLFQQSLKIVPIMEKDIGSGFMPKLIAISLILISLIKLILTFLHKESEEKAKEDLDNMGGILTIGALLFYVLTFEILGFIFSTAIYLFLQITILSNEKNRRLFLFLGISVGVSITIYMLFVYVINRPLPVGILGF
- a CDS encoding tripartite tricarboxylate transporter permease — translated: MILEALSLVLNPICLMLILLGVIVGIIFGSIPGLSATMAVVLFLPMSFGMSPMNGISLLVGLYLGGISGGLISAILLKIPGTPSSISTVFDGGPMADKGEAGRALGIGILYSFLGGMISILALIFVSPYLAAITLKFTPVEYFSIALFSLTIIASLSGNSLINGLLSGLFGIALALVGMAPIDALTRFTFGHYQLLSGFDIVVILIGVFAVTDIIMSGYERKHLADKMEKKSFQLKGFGISLKEFKEQTMNLIRSSLIGIGIGILPGIGGSTAGLLAYTAQKNSTKYPEKFGTGIIDGIIASETSNNAVIGGSLIPLLTMGIPGNTVTAIFLGGLTIHGISPGPLIFDKSGQYVYGIFIALIIANLFMLIFERAGLRIFVKLLDVPKHILLPIIMVCCVVGAYSSNSRIFDVWCVLAFGIMGLLFKKFKIPTTPLIIGFILGKMAEENLRRALQASDGNLTVFFTRPISLVFLIVALVSITLTVKNKGK
- a CDS encoding LysR family transcriptional regulator; this encodes MNLISLYYFVELAKELHVTNTSQRLYISQQNLTQHIQRLEQHYGVLLFNRKPKLSLTYAGEQLLIVANKILTEERDIINQFSSISKSGIGRLRLGIPSYRANICLPKILPKFYQKWPNIKIQITDQSSDKTEKMLFDNELDLFIGIKYKDDPRLNTTTLLNDHIYVAVSDELLEKYYPNSFMELKKKVETGVEVKEIAKLPFLLQKGASRLRKTIDECFKNHNIQPNIFLEATTTELLFALFPSDYGAIFCTQMRLNILKGISPNVNAFPLKSNKELIQHRLVLAYHKEISLPEYLIDFINITKEAFKEII
- a CDS encoding RraA family protein; this translates as MSVGKRIFLKRDLPSQDLINEFKKIPAANIADVMERNCAMSPRIKLVSSPKKMVMAGPALTVKVRAGDNLALHAALNIAQEGDVIVVSNEGDNTRALMGEIMMAYLCYYKKIAGIILDGPIRDIAEIKTWDFPVFATGTTPGGPYKEGPGEVNVPIACGEVSVNPGDIIVADADGIIVIPKRDGDNILIEAKKVQANDAAKAQAAKTGSANRNWVAKLLDEKKFEFIDEVYK